The Microbacterium phyllosphaerae region TTCGAGGGTGGCGGGCGTCGTGAGCGCGCTCACACCCGTGCGGTGACCTCGCGGCCGGCGGCGAACCGGCTCAGGGCTCCCGTCGCCGCGAGTCCTCGGGCGATCAGCCAGGCACCGAGTCCCGCGATCACGGCACCCGAGATGGTGGTCGAGACGATGTAGACCGTGGTGAAGAGCGTGTCGGCGCCCACGTACCAGAGGATGCGGTCGTTGATGCCGCAGGCGAGGCCCGCTCCCGCTCCCGCCAGCATCACGACCGGCAGACGCCAGACGCCGTAGAGGAAGATCAGGAAGATCAGCTCGGCACCGAGACCCTGCACGAGACCCGAGACGATCGTCAGCGGTCCCCATGCGTTGCCGACGAGAGCCGAGATGATGGCGGCGACCAGCTCGGTGTAGAGCGCAGCGCCGGG contains the following coding sequences:
- a CDS encoding ECF transporter S component, producing MSTSTSGSTTESPYATASASKGLGRPELWRWRVVDIVVASVIAVACALVFLLWNVGYEVPSSILTPLLPGVQGLLAGPWLIAGVLGGLIIRKPGAALYTELVAAIISALVGNAWGPLTIVSGLVQGLGAELIFLIFLYGVWRLPVVMLAGAGAGLACGINDRILWYVGADTLFTTVYIVSTTISGAVIAGLGAWLIARGLAATGALSRFAAGREVTARV